GGAGCAGGAGCTGGCCGCGAGCTTCCAGATCCGCTCCATCCCGACCCTGATGCTCTTCCGCCAGAAGGTGGTGCTCTTCTCCCAGGCCGGGGCCCTGCAGGGCTCCCAGCTGGAGGAGCTGATCCAGAAGGCGCGCGAGGTGGACATGGAGCAGGTCCACAAGGAAGTCGCCGAGCAGCAGGCGCAGCAGGCCGACGAGCAACAGTAAGCCGGGAGCCAGCGGGGGCTGCCGCTGGCGGCAGAGCGCCCCGCATGGCACAGTAGGGACCCGTCCCCGCAGGGGAGCGGGTCCTTTTTGTGTGGAGTTCGTGCATGTCCATCGTCGACGACTATATCTGCCGCGAAGGCGATACCGTCCGGGTTGGTGCCGAGGCGGCAAGCCGGTTCGCCAAGGAGGTAGCCGGCGATTTCAATCCCATTCACGACCCCGACAACCGGCGATTCTGCGTGCCCGGCGATCTCCTCTTCGCCCTGGTGGTGGGCCACTACGGCCTCTCCCCGCGGATGGAGTTTCGCTTCAACGGGATGGTCGGCGCCGATACCCCGCTGGCGCTGCCGGAGGCGGACGGCGAGATGACCATCGCCGATACCGATGGCCGGGAGTACCTCACCGTCGCCCGGGCGCCGGAGCCGCTGGCCGATCCGGCCGTCGCGGAGGCGCTGGTGCGCGGCTACGTCGCCTTCTCCGGGCAGAATTTCCCCTGGATCCTGCAGCCGCTCATGGCGGAGCAGGGAGTGATGTTCAACCCCGACCGCCCGCTCATCATCTATGACAGCATGGCCTTCGAGCTGCTGGAGGGGGAGGGCGGCCCCGATCTGGACGTGGAGCTGGCTGACAGCAGCATGGAGGTCGATGGCAAGCGCGGTGATGTCCATCTCGCCTTCCGGCTCACCAGTGGTGGCCGGACGGTGGGCCACGGCTCCAAGCGGCTGGTGGTCAGCGGCCTGCGCCCCTACGACGAGACGCGCATGGCCGAGATCATCGAGACGTTTGATGTCCGCAAGGCCGCCTACTTCGAAGAGGCCGGGGCCGTCTGAAGTGCGTCTCCGTCGTTCCGGATGGCGCATCGCGCTGGTCCGGAACCTCGAGAACAGGCCTGTTACGGCTGTACGGGCGCACGGGCCCATCCCGATCCAGAATAGGGCAGGTTCGAGTCCCACGAGGAGGCACCATGGCCCGCTTTCGCGGCGAGCAGTACCACCACGGCGAAGGGGAGCGGCTCGGCATCCTGCTGACCAATCTCGGCACGCCTGACGCCCCCACTCCCTCGGCCCTGCGCCGGTATCTGGGCGAATTCCTCTGGGATCGGCGCGTGGTGGAGATCCCGCGGGCCGTCTGGTGGCTCATCCTCCACGGCATCATCCTGCGCACGCGGCCGAAGAAATCCGCCGCGGCCTACGCCGGCGTGTGGGGCGACGAGGGTTCGCCGCTCCTCGCCCACGGCCGCCGCCAGGCAAAGGCGCTGGAGACCGAACTGAACCAGCGGCTGCCGGGGCCGGTGAGCGTCTCCCTGGCCATGCGCTACGGCCAGCCCTCCATCCAGGCCGGGCTGGAGGAGCTGCACGCCGCCGGCGCCCGCCGGATCCTGGTGCTGCCGCTCTATCCCCAGTACGCCTCCGCCACCACCGGCTCCACCTTCGACAAGGTGACCGAGGTGCTGCGCCAGTGGCGCTGGGTGCCGGAGGTCCGTTTCGTCCACCAGTACCACGACGATCCGGGCTACATCGCCGCCCTGGCCAGCTCCATCCGCGAGCACTGGGCCGAGCACGGCCGACCCCGGCGGCTGCTCATGTCCTTCCACGGCATCCCCGAGCGCGGGCGCGATGCCGGTGACCCCTACTTCTGCCACTGCCACAAGACCGGCCGGCTGCTCGCCGAGGCGCTGGAGCTGGGCTCGGAGGAGTGGCAGGTGGCCTTCCAGTCCCGCTTCGGCAAGGCCAAGTGGATCGAGCCCTATACCGACGCGACCCTCACCGCCTGGGGCCGGGAAGGGCTGGAGCACGCCGACGTGGTCTGCCCCGGCTTCCCCGCCGACTGCCTGGAGACCCTGGAGGAGATCGGCGAGGAGAACCGCGAGTACTTCGAGGAAGCCGGTGGCGGGCAGTACCACTACATCCCGGCCCTCAACGACCGGGCCGACCACATCCAGGCCCTGGCCGCCCTGGCCACCCGCCACGTCGCCGGCTGGCCCGAGGCCGAGCGTGCCCCGGATCCCGAGGCGGCCGAGTCCAGCCGTCGCCGCGCCCTGGAACTGGGGGCGGCGGATTAGTCAGGGGCAACCACGATGAGTGAGTACGACGACGATCCCGATGCCGCCATCCGCCGGGTGCTGGAGTCCGAGGAGGAGGTCCAGGACGCCATCCGGCAGTGCCGGGAAGAGGCGGAGGCGACGGTGGCCGAGGCCCGGGAGCGGGCCCAGCGGATCGGCGAGCGCGCCGATGACCGGATCCGGCGGCTCCACGAGTCCATGGCCGAATCGGGAGCCGAGGCGGCCAGCGAGGAGCCGACGGAGGAGGACTCTGCCGAGGTGGCGGCCCGGGAGCACCTCGCCGCCGCCGTCCGCGCCCTGGCCGATGACCTCCTGGACGGGGAGGGGTCTTGACCGAGCCGGCGCTGGCCTACGTCATTGCCCGGGTCCGCGGCCGCCAGCGGACCTTTCCCGATGTGCAGGGCTGGCGCGCCCTGGAGGCGACCGGTGACGCCGATGCCCTGCTGGAGGCGGCCCGTTCCGGGCCCCTGCGCCCCTGGGTGGCGGGGCTGGACCGCACCGCCACGGCCACCGGCTACGAGCGCCGCCTGCGCGAGCGCTGGCTGGAGCACGCGGAGGAGGTCACCGGCTGGCTCCCCCGGCGCTGGCAGGCGGCGGCGCACTGGTTCGGCCATCTGCCCCGATTGCCGGTTCTGGTCCACCTCCTGCGCGACGGGGCGGCTCCCGCCTGGACCCTGGAGGATCCCGTCCTCTCCCCGGTGGCCCTGGGCGGGGATGCCGAGGGGCGCCGCGCTGCCCTGGCGCAGACCGCGCTGGCGCCGCTGGCGACCAGCGAGGTCGATGAAATCGGCCGCGACTGGGCCGCGATCTGGCGCACCCACTGGGCGGAGCCCGACCATCTCGAACCGGCCCAGCGGGCCCTGACCGCCGCCCGCGGGGCCGCCGATCCGGCCTCTGCCACCCGGACCCTGCGCGGGGCCCTGCGCCGGGCCGGCACCAGCCCGGCGGCGGCCTTCCTCCACCTGGGACTGGCCGCCGTTCACCTCCAGCGCCTGCGCGGCCTGCTGGCAAGCCGCGCCCTGCGGGGGCCGGCATGAGGGGGCCGGCATGAGTCTGCGGACCCGCCAGGCGCGCTGGTTCGAGCTCCTCACCCAGCGCGCGGAGCTCCCCCGGGCGGTGGACTGCCTGGCCCACACCGGCGCCGTGGAGCTGGAGACCCGCTCCGAGGGGGAGGCCGAGCCGGCCGTGGCCGGCCTGGAAGAGGGGCTGGAGGAGTACCGCCAGCTCCAGGCCCGCTACGGCGACTACTTTCCCCCCGCCGAAGAGCGCCGCCCCGACGAGCATCCCGGCGTCCCGGAGGAGGTCTTTCGGGATGCCCTGGATCGCGTGCGTGCCTGGGCGAATGACGCGGATGCCGCGGTCCAGCGGCTGGAGGCCATCGCCGCCGAGGAGGCGGAGCTGGCCCGGGTGGCCGACTTCCTGGGCGGCCTGGGCGATGCCGATCTCCCCCTGGGCGCGCTGGCCAGGGAAGGGGAGTCGGTGGTCAGCACCGTCTTCCTCCTCCCGGCCGCGCTGGAGGAGGGGATGGAGAGCCTCCCCCCGGGGGTGATGACCCGCCGGGTTCCGGGGAGCGAGGCCACCTACCTGCTGGCCGTGGGCCCCGCCGACGAGGTCGATACCCTGTATCGCCGGATCACCCGGGAGCGCGGCCAGCGTCTGAGATTGCCGCGGGAGCCGGGGGATACGCCGGCGGAGGCCCGGCAGACGGTGGCCCATCGCCGGGCCGAACTGGCCTCGGAGGCGGCCGACCTGCGCCGCCGACTGGACCGCCTGGCACGCCAGCACGGCCTCGCCGGCGCCGTGGGCGAGATCGAGCGGCTGCTCTGGTTCATCCGGACCGTGGATGCGGTACCGGTCTCCGAGAACTTCGCCTGGCTCACCGGCTGGACCAGCGAGGAGGCCGCCGACCTCCAGGCCGCCCTGGCCGAGGCCGGAGTGGAGGGGGTGGTCCGGCTCACCGACCCGCCCCCCGGTGTTCAGCCGCCCCAGGTCTTCCACAACCCGGCCTGGGCGCGCCCCTTCGAGATCTTCGCCCGCCTGCTGGGTACGCCGGACCGCAACGAGGCGGATCCCAGCCGCCTGCTCGCCGTCCTGGTGCCGCTGCTGTTCGGCTACATGTTCGGCGATCTCGGCCAGGGGGCGGTCCTGGCCGCCCTGGGCTTCGGGCTGCGTCGGCGCTACCCCGCCGCCGGGATCCTCATTCCGGCCGGTGTGGCCTCCATGGCCTTCGGCGCCCTCTACGGGAGCGTCTTCGCCCTGGAGATCCTGCCGCCGCTGTGGCTGCGTCCCATGGACGAGCCCCTGACCATCCTGCTGGTGCCGCTGGTGGGCGGGATCGTCATCCTCCTGCTGGGACTGCTGCTCAACGGCGTCGAGGCCTTCTGGGCCGGCCGCGTGGGGCTCTGGTGGCGCCAGGAGGCCGGTGTCCTGGTGGGCTACCTCGGCCTCATGGCGGGGCTGCTCCATCCCGCCGGCTTCGCGGTGGCCGGAGCCGGCCTGGTGTGGTACCTCTGGGGCGCCTGGTCCCGGGGCGGCGGGGAGGGCCGGTTGGCTACCCTGGGCGCCGACGCGGGGCGGCTGCTGGAGAGCGCCTTCCAGCTCGTCATCAACACCCTCTCCTTCGCCCGCGTGGGGGCCTTCGCCCTGGCCCACTCGGGGCTGGCGCTGGCGGTGGAGTCCCTGGCCCACGGGGCGGGGTTCATCGGGGCCGCGATCATCCTGGTGGCGGGGAATGTCGTCATCCTCGCCCTGGAGGGGCTGGTGGTCTCCATCCAGATCACGCGCCTGATGCTCTTTGAATTCTTCGTGCGCTTCCTCCACGGCGGGGGGCGGCCCTTCCGGCCCCTGGCCGCTTCCCGCTCCAGCGGGGGAGGCGACTCAACCAAGACCGACCCGGAAAGGAGCTCGACATGATTCAGGCACAACGACGCGCGGCGGGACTCACCCTCCTGGCACTGCTGGCCGCCGTGGCCGGTACCGTTCTGGTCTTCGCCGCGCCGCAGGCGCTGGCCGCGGCCGCCGGGGGGGAGAACGCCATCGACCCCGGGGTCCGCCAGTGGGGCTACATCGCCGCCGCCCTGGCCACCGGCCTCTCGTCCCTGGCCGCCGGCTATGCAGTGGCGGCGGTGGGTTCGGCGGCGGTGGGGGCCATCGCCGAGAATCCCGATCTGCTGGGCCGGCTGCTGGTCTTCGTGGGCCTGGCGGAGGGGATCGCCATCTACGGCCTCATCGTCTCCATCCTGATCCTCAACCAGCTCGGCTAGGGCCTTGGCGGGACGGGACTGGTCGACCGACCTGGGCCGGCGGCCGCCGGCCTATCTGGGGGATGCCACCACCGCTGCCGGTTTCCGGCTGGCGGGGCTGGATGCCCACGCCCCGGAGGCCGACCAGCTCCTGCCCACCTTCCGCGAATTGCTGACCATCACGGACCTCCTCCTGCTGGGGGCCACGGCGGCCCGCAGCCTGCCACCGTCGGAGGTCAATGCAGCAGTGGCCTCGGGTCGGCCGCTGGTGGTGGTGGTGCCGGATATCCACGGGGAGACCCCCATGCGCGACCTCAAACAGCGCCTGCGTCGGGAACTGGGAGTGGATCTGTGAACGCGAGTACCGTCGACGAGAAGAGCGACCCGCCGACCTCCATCCTGGAGGCCCAGGCCGAATCGCTGCTGCAGCGCCTGGCGGAACACCGTGCGGCCCGCTGCGCCGAGATCCGGCAGGAGGCGGCGGCCGAGGCCCGGGCCATCGTCCAGGAGGCCTTCGCCGATGCCCGCCGGCGCATGGGGGAGGCGGTGGCCACCGAGCGCGCCCGAGCCCGGCGCCAGGAGGCCGCCTGCCGCGCCCGGGAGCAGAGCCGGGCGCGCCAGCGCCGCCAGGCCGTGGCGCGGGATCTGCTGGCCGAGGGCTGGCAGGCACTGCAGACGGAGCTGGAGCGCCGCTGGCAGGATCCCGGGGCCCGGCAGGCCTGGGTGGACCGGCTGGTGGCGGCCGCCTGTTCCCGGCTGCCCAGGGGGGAGTGGTGGCTGACCCATGCGCCGGGCTGGCCCGCGGAGGAGGCCGAGGCGGCCCGGCAGCAGATGGAGGCCCGGGGTGCCGGCGAGGTCCGCATCGAGGAAGCCCCGGCCCTGCGCGCCGGGTTG
This region of Thiohalospira halophila DSM 15071 genomic DNA includes:
- the trxA gene encoding thioredoxin; this encodes MATVELTKDNFEQTIEDNDIVLVDFWASWCGPCKNFAPIYEEASENHSDIVFGKVNTEEEQELAASFQIRSIPTLMLFRQKVVLFSQAGALQGSQLEELIQKAREVDMEQVHKEVAEQQAQQADEQQ
- a CDS encoding DUF3581 family protein, which encodes MSIVDDYICREGDTVRVGAEAASRFAKEVAGDFNPIHDPDNRRFCVPGDLLFALVVGHYGLSPRMEFRFNGMVGADTPLALPEADGEMTIADTDGREYLTVARAPEPLADPAVAEALVRGYVAFSGQNFPWILQPLMAEQGVMFNPDRPLIIYDSMAFELLEGEGGPDLDVELADSSMEVDGKRGDVHLAFRLTSGGRTVGHGSKRLVVSGLRPYDETRMAEIIETFDVRKAAYFEEAGAV
- the hemH gene encoding ferrochelatase; this translates as MARFRGEQYHHGEGERLGILLTNLGTPDAPTPSALRRYLGEFLWDRRVVEIPRAVWWLILHGIILRTRPKKSAAAYAGVWGDEGSPLLAHGRRQAKALETELNQRLPGPVSVSLAMRYGQPSIQAGLEELHAAGARRILVLPLYPQYASATTGSTFDKVTEVLRQWRWVPEVRFVHQYHDDPGYIAALASSIREHWAEHGRPRRLLMSFHGIPERGRDAGDPYFCHCHKTGRLLAEALELGSEEWQVAFQSRFGKAKWIEPYTDATLTAWGREGLEHADVVCPGFPADCLETLEEIGEENREYFEEAGGGQYHYIPALNDRADHIQALAALATRHVAGWPEAERAPDPEAAESSRRRALELGAAD
- a CDS encoding V-type ATP synthase subunit I, translating into MSLRTRQARWFELLTQRAELPRAVDCLAHTGAVELETRSEGEAEPAVAGLEEGLEEYRQLQARYGDYFPPAEERRPDEHPGVPEEVFRDALDRVRAWANDADAAVQRLEAIAAEEAELARVADFLGGLGDADLPLGALAREGESVVSTVFLLPAALEEGMESLPPGVMTRRVPGSEATYLLAVGPADEVDTLYRRITRERGQRLRLPREPGDTPAEARQTVAHRRAELASEAADLRRRLDRLARQHGLAGAVGEIERLLWFIRTVDAVPVSENFAWLTGWTSEEAADLQAALAEAGVEGVVRLTDPPPGVQPPQVFHNPAWARPFEIFARLLGTPDRNEADPSRLLAVLVPLLFGYMFGDLGQGAVLAALGFGLRRRYPAAGILIPAGVASMAFGALYGSVFALEILPPLWLRPMDEPLTILLVPLVGGIVILLLGLLLNGVEAFWAGRVGLWWRQEAGVLVGYLGLMAGLLHPAGFAVAGAGLVWYLWGAWSRGGGEGRLATLGADAGRLLESAFQLVINTLSFARVGAFALAHSGLALAVESLAHGAGFIGAAIILVAGNVVILALEGLVVSIQITRLMLFEFFVRFLHGGGRPFRPLAASRSSGGGDSTKTDPERSST
- a CDS encoding ATP synthase subunit C, which translates into the protein MIQAQRRAAGLTLLALLAAVAGTVLVFAAPQALAAAAGGENAIDPGVRQWGYIAAALATGLSSLAAGYAVAAVGSAAVGAIAENPDLLGRLLVFVGLAEGIAIYGLIVSILILNQLG
- a CDS encoding V-type ATP synthase subunit F, giving the protein MAGRDWSTDLGRRPPAYLGDATTAAGFRLAGLDAHAPEADQLLPTFRELLTITDLLLLGATAARSLPPSEVNAAVASGRPLVVVVPDIHGETPMRDLKQRLRRELGVDL
- a CDS encoding V-type ATP synthase subunit E family protein; this translates as MNASTVDEKSDPPTSILEAQAESLLQRLAEHRAARCAEIRQEAAAEARAIVQEAFADARRRMGEAVATERARARRQEAACRAREQSRARQRRQAVARDLLAEGWQALQTELERRWQDPGARQAWVDRLVAAACSRLPRGEWWLTHAPGWPAEEAEAARQQMEARGAGEVRIEEAPALRAGLRICVDGACLDASVGPSDRGLLARPQRLEGELLAHLERLTAEPEGTT